In the Methanothermobacter marburgensis str. Marburg genome, AGAGGCTCATAGAGAGGGGCGGGGCATACGTATGCACATGCACCCCCGAGGCATTCAGGGAATTCAAAAATGAGGGGAAGGCCTGTCACTGCCGTGACCTGGGGGTCAGGGAGAACCTCCAGCGCTGGAGGGAGATGTTTGAGATGCCAGAGGGCTCAGCGGTTGTGAGGGTTAAGACAGACCTCCAGCACCCCAACCCCGCCATAAGGGACTGGGTTTCAATGAGGATAGTGGAGGCCGAACACCCCCGCACAGGTACACGCTACAGGGTGTACCCCATGATGAACTTCTCGGTTGCTGTGGACGACCACCTCCTCGGGGTGACCCATGTCCTAAGGGGCAAGGACCACCTTGCAAACAGTGAAAAACAGGAGTACCTCTACAGGCACCTGGGCTGGGAGCCCCCTGTATTCATACACTACGGGCGCCTTAAGATGGATGACATTGCACTGAGCACATCAGGGGCAAGGGAGGGAATAGTCGAGGGCAAGTACTCTGGCTGGGATGACCCCCGCCTTGGAACCATCAGGGCCATCGCAAGGAGGGGTATAAGGTCTGATGCAATAAGGAAACTCATGGTTGAGATCGGTGTCAAGATAGCAGACTCCACCATGAGCTGGAAGAAGATCTACGGCCTCAACCGCAACATCCTGGAGGAAGAAGCCAGGAGGTACTTCTTCGCGGCAGACCCTGTCAGGTTCGAAATAGAGGGGCTGCCAGGACCCATCAGGGTTGAAAGATCCCTGCACCCTGATAAACCTGAACTGGGTAACCGCATCCTCGAGCTGAATGGGGACGTGTACCTCCCCCGTGGGGACCTCAGGGAGGGTCCTCTCAGGTTAATAGATGCTGTTAACGTGATCTACTCTGATGGTGAACTCAGATACCACAGTGAGGGCATCGAGGAGGCAAGGGAGCTGCAGGCAGCCATGATACACTGGGTTCCAGCTGAATCAGCCCTCAAGGCAGTGGTCGTGATGCCTGACGCCTCAGAGATTGAGGGTGTCATTGAGGGAGATGCCTCAGAACTTGAGGTTGATGATGTGGTACAGCTTGAAAGATTCGGGTTTGCCAGGGTTGATTCATCAGGGGAGAGACTGGTATTCTATTATGCCCATAAATGAATGGGAACCTCTTTAAACCCTTTTTTTCTTGAAGGCCTTTCAGTGGACAGATCAAACAGTTAGACGTCGAAGACGCACGGCTTGTCTGTGAGCGAGATCGTCTTTCAGTGGACAGATTAAACAGGTAGACTCTACTGGGAGCACACATAAATTTAATTATAATGGCGAAAAGATCTGAAACTGTCAATAGATCTTCGGGTTCACACTTCGTTCTGGGGGGTAATGATGAACAGACTTGAACTTGCCAGGAAGTTTTCAGAGTCACTGAATTATCCTGAAATAGAAAAAATAATCCTTTTTGGGTCCGTTGCCAGGGGGGATGATAGAGAGGGCTCTGATATAGACATAATCATAATCTCCACAAAAAAAACTGAAATAAAGGATAAGGTCATAAGGAAGGCGCGCGATATACTCCTCAGTACAGGTGTCCATATCTCAGTTAAGGTAATTTCCCCTGAGGAATACAGGCTTCTGGGGGACACCCATTTCATCTCCAGAATAAGGAAAGAGGGTGTGGTGCTTGGGTGATGAGGAAATTTTAATGGAAAAGGCAGTCAGGAAACTTGAGGCTGCCAGAACACTGTGCGAACATGGATTCTATGGAGATGCTGTAAGCAGAGCATACTACGCAATGTTCTTTGCAGCAAGAGCGCTGCTATCACGGAGGAACATTTACCCGAAGACTCACAGGGGATTGATTTCACAGTTTGGACTCAAATTCGTAAAGAATGGGGGATTCCAGAAGGAGATATTTGACATACTTCTGAGGGCATATGAAGATAGGGAAGAGGCGGATTATGGTATCCTTTCAGAAATAGATCAGAAAGAAGCAATTATTATAATCAAAGGAGCATTGAAGTTCGTGGAGGAATGTAAAACCTTCAGATAAATATCTGAGACCTTATTGTTGATGGCATTCAGCCCCATTAACAGGGATTGCAACTTTTTATACAGCAATTTTTATTAACTCCTGTGGACTACATGATAATATCATTCTTCTTCAGGGAACCTACCTGAAAATTAGTTTCTGAGAGGTTAAATCATGGTGACAGTAAACGAAAACTACCTGCTACTTAAAAGCAGTTACATATTCTCTGAGATAAACAGGAGAGTGGAGGACTTCCAGAGGAAAAACCCTGACGCCGATGTGATAAGGATGGGTATAGGGGATGTTACAAGGCCCCTCCCCTCCGCGGTGGTGGAGGCCTTCCACAGGGCCGTCGATGAGATGGCTCACGAGGAAACCTTCATGGGATATGGACCTGAACAGGGTTACCCATTCCTCAGGGAGGCCATAGCAGAAAACGATTACGCCTCAAGGGGTGTTGAGGTTTCACCCGAGGAGATATTCATAAGTGACGGTGCAAAGTGTGACACAGGAAACATCCAGGAGATCTTTGGACAGGACAATGTGGTCGCGGTGACAGACCCTGTCTATCCAGTGTACGTGGAGAGCAACGTTATGGCGGGAAGGGCCGGTCCCGCAGATGAGACTGGAAGGTACAGTGGTCTGGTGTACATTCCGTGCACAGAGGAGAACGGATTCATACCAGCACTTCCTGAGGAGAAGGTTGACCTCATATACCTCTGCTACCCCAACAACCCCACAGGAACAGCGCTCACAGAGAAGCAACTCGCAGAGTGGGTTGACTATGCAAGGGACAGTGGCAGCATAATACTATTCGATGCAGCGTACGAGGCCTACATACAGGAGGATGGAATACCCCACAGCATCTATGAGGTGGAGGGTGCAAGGGAGGTTGCAGTTGAGTTCAGGAGCTTCTCAAAGAACGCCGGCTTCACAGGTACAAGGTGCGCCTTCACTGTGGTGCCAGAGGAACTGGAGGTCCCCGACAGTCAGGGGAGGATGCACTCCCTTAAGGAGCTCTGGAACAGGCGCCAGACAACAAAATTCAATGGGGTATCCTACCCTGTGCAGAGGGCCGCCGAGGCGGTCTACACACCTGAGGGCCAGAGGGAGATAAGGGAGTCAATAGACTACTACATGGAGAATGCAAGGATAATAAGGGAGAGCCTTGAAAGTGCCGGTCTGAGGTACTATGGTGGTGTTAACGCACCATACATCTGGATAAAGACACCTGAGGGCATGGATTCGTGGCAGTTCTTTGACATGCTACTCAATGAGGCGGAGGTTGTTGGAACACCAGGGTCTGGCTTTGGACCGAGCGGTGAGGGATACTTCAGGCTAACAGCATTCAACTCCCTTAAAAATACTGTGAGGGCAATGGAAAGGATATCTGAACTCAGCTTCTAGGTGAGTTCTGAAAATACACATTATTTTTTGATTATTTATTCTTCAGTGGCTGGTTCAGGTCTCGGAGTTCTGAAAATTTACTTTTTTGATGGATGATGTATGGGTTTATCTTCCAAAAAAATAAAATTGGGGTTTTAATTCATGGCAAGGTTTATTGCCCTGTAGGCTACGCTGGTCCCCATATTGAGGTCCCTCTGGACTATCGAGCTGCTTTTGGTTTTTGTCCACCTTGACCAGTCGCTCCTTCCATTGAGGTAGCCCCGCTGCATGAGGCTGTAGATGTCCCCTGAAACGTAGCTTATGCTGGGTGCAAGGTACGTGGCCTGTTTTTCGTAGCTGTTATGGAGTGTAGATGACTCTCCACTTACACAGTGAGGTGCTGAGAAAGTGTCTGTGATGTAGTGGCTTGCAACACCAAAGCAGTAACTGGCATACCTGTAATTCTTGCTTCTGTAGGCACTCCTACCCCTGTCAAGCCACTTTTTAGCCTCTGTAAAGCTTCTGGGAAAGCTGTGCCTAACAGTATCATGAAACTTTTCGTCAGGGTCGTTGGATCCGTCGATCATGGCGTTAATGTTGATCTTTGATCTCTTGGAGGATGGAAGCTTCTCATAGATGGCCTCAGCGGCGTCATAGTGGGTGACGGTCTTCCATGCATAGGAGCATGGCATCAGCATGAGGACGAGAACGAGAATTAATGACACACCCCTCTTCATTTTAAAACCTCCATGATAATATGAGGGATGCACATGTATAAATTTTTCCTTAACAGGGAGTGATGATATAAAAAATAGAAAAAAGAGGACTTTCACTTTCCAGCTCCGCCCCTCACGAAACCGAAGGCCACGAGGCCAGCGGCCACAAGGACACCCACGATACCATAAACGTACCATGAGGAGTCAGCGCCGCCAGAAGTGGAGGTTGCGTTTGTAACCTCATAGGCCCTCTTAGCCTCCATGGGAGAATCCTCTGAAACCTCAGATGCCGCATTCACATCAGCCGGCGAAGCAGTATGCTCAGCACCCGGCGTGTAATCTGCATGGCCTGCGGTACCATGGGAACCTGAGGGTAAACCCCCGGTTGAACCACCTGTGGAGCCGCCTGGAATGCCGGGTACTCCTCCCTGGTTTCCGTTCTGGCTTCCGCCATTGTTCACCGGGATGAGGTCTTCACGTGTCCTGTTTGCTGGGATGCTGAATATGTACTGGAGCGCATTCATGGACCCTGTACCCCCTGAGAGGAGTATGTTGAGTTCTTCCCTGTTTATGAATCGCTCAGCCGCTTTACTGACCGTCGGCAGGGCTATCAGGTTAGGTGATGAGTAGTCGTGCTTGTAGAGCCTGATATATTCCTCGTACATGTTGGATCCGGCTGCGAAGCGTGGGCCCTGCCAGGTGATTATTGCAACCCTTCCTGTGTTGGTCTTCTCATCCCATACCACTATGTAGCCCACCATTCCATTCATACCGCCCTCTGTCTCGAGCCTTGTCTCCTCAGTTGTCAGCCTCTGGTTGGAGTAGGTTCCCTGTCCAGCTGAAACCCCCAGGAGCATGAAGAGGATGTCATCCTTACAGTTGTCCAGTGTTGTAACGTAGATGTACTTCTCGTTCTCACCCCGGGGATAATTCTGGAATATGTAGTCTGCTATGAGGTAACCGGGTGAGCTTCCACCACAGACATGGTTGTGGAAGAGCCAGCCCATTAGCACGTCGAATGGCGGATCATAGGGGAGTACCTCCTGGATTATGTAATTCGCTGAACTCTGAACAGTGAATGTTCCTGTTGTGAGGTTGTAGTACATTGACCTGATTAT is a window encoding:
- the gltX gene encoding glutamate--tRNA ligase, which gives rise to MMVEDLVYRYALMNAVKHKGKANPGAVMGAVMSNEPELRKRAPEVKEAVQAAVEKVNSLKPEEQQSEMERLGLEIRERKQKKRQGLRNLPDVKGEVVLRFAPNPSGPLHIGHARAAILNHEYARRYDGKLILRIEDTDPRRVDPEAYDMIPSDLEWLGVEWDETIIQSDRMEIYYEYTERLIERGGAYVCTCTPEAFREFKNEGKACHCRDLGVRENLQRWREMFEMPEGSAVVRVKTDLQHPNPAIRDWVSMRIVEAEHPRTGTRYRVYPMMNFSVAVDDHLLGVTHVLRGKDHLANSEKQEYLYRHLGWEPPVFIHYGRLKMDDIALSTSGAREGIVEGKYSGWDDPRLGTIRAIARRGIRSDAIRKLMVEIGVKIADSTMSWKKIYGLNRNILEEEARRYFFAADPVRFEIEGLPGPIRVERSLHPDKPELGNRILELNGDVYLPRGDLREGPLRLIDAVNVIYSDGELRYHSEGIEEARELQAAMIHWVPAESALKAVVVMPDASEIEGVIEGDASELEVDDVVQLERFGFARVDSSGERLVFYYAHK
- a CDS encoding nucleotidyltransferase domain-containing protein — protein: MNRLELARKFSESLNYPEIEKIILFGSVARGDDREGSDIDIIIISTKKTEIKDKVIRKARDILLSTGVHISVKVISPEEYRLLGDTHFISRIRKEGVVLG
- a CDS encoding HEPN domain-containing protein; amino-acid sequence: MGDEEILMEKAVRKLEAARTLCEHGFYGDAVSRAYYAMFFAARALLSRRNIYPKTHRGLISQFGLKFVKNGGFQKEIFDILLRAYEDREEADYGILSEIDQKEAIIIIKGALKFVEECKTFR
- a CDS encoding LL-diaminopimelate aminotransferase is translated as MMVTVNENYLLLKSSYIFSEINRRVEDFQRKNPDADVIRMGIGDVTRPLPSAVVEAFHRAVDEMAHEETFMGYGPEQGYPFLREAIAENDYASRGVEVSPEEIFISDGAKCDTGNIQEIFGQDNVVAVTDPVYPVYVESNVMAGRAGPADETGRYSGLVYIPCTEENGFIPALPEEKVDLIYLCYPNNPTGTALTEKQLAEWVDYARDSGSIILFDAAYEAYIQEDGIPHSIYEVEGAREVAVEFRSFSKNAGFTGTRCAFTVVPEELEVPDSQGRMHSLKELWNRRQTTKFNGVSYPVQRAAEAVYTPEGQREIRESIDYYMENARIIRESLESAGLRYYGGVNAPYIWIKTPEGMDSWQFFDMLLNEAEVVGTPGSGFGPSGEGYFRLTAFNSLKNTVRAMERISELSF
- a CDS encoding zinc dependent phospholipase C family protein; amino-acid sequence: MKRGVSLILVLVLMLMPCSYAWKTVTHYDAAEAIYEKLPSSKRSKININAMIDGSNDPDEKFHDTVRHSFPRSFTEAKKWLDRGRSAYRSKNYRYASYCFGVASHYITDTFSAPHCVSGESSTLHNSYEKQATYLAPSISYVSGDIYSLMQRGYLNGRSDWSRWTKTKSSSIVQRDLNMGTSVAYRAINLAMN